One part of the Deltaproteobacteria bacterium genome encodes these proteins:
- a CDS encoding DUF59 domain-containing protein has protein sequence MDLKKQVERSLGAVIDPETGMDVIRMKLVRDLEVDDDGNVSLTFRPSSVVCPLGFQLAINIQQAVKSVAGVKRVQVNVDGFVHAAQLKKILADLN, from the coding sequence ATGGACCTGAAAAAACAAGTGGAAAGAAGCCTTGGCGCTGTGATCGATCCAGAAACTGGGATGGATGTGATCAGGATGAAATTGGTGCGGGACCTCGAGGTGGATGATGACGGCAATGTCAGCTTGACATTTCGTCCCTCTTCAGTGGTTTGTCCTCTGGGATTTCAGCTGGCCATAAATATTCAGCAGGCTGTGAAGAGTGTGGCAGGAGTCAAGCGAGTGCAGGTAAACGTTGATGGCTTTGTGCATGCTGCACAACTCAAAAAGATTCTCGCTGATCTCAACTAG
- a CDS encoding ATP-binding protein, producing MKELVILSGKGGTGKTSIAGSFAALAKDKVLADADVDAADLFILLEPTIQKKELFRGGHTAHIDAAVCTACGECLELCRFDAISDDYIVDKIDCEGCGVCAHFCPVAAIEMQENICGEWFISETNYGLFVHARLGIAEENSGMLVTIVRHNAKLLAEEQGHKLIIVDGPPGIGCPVISAMTGTSLVLIVTEPTLSGLHDMKRVAELAGHFQIPVAACVNKYDLNQDMTAAIRSYCDEHNIQLLGLIPYDPVVTRALVQKKIVVEYSNGRVADEIKKIWQGLATILEVGV from the coding sequence GTGAAAGAACTCGTTATCTTGAGTGGCAAAGGCGGCACAGGCAAGACCTCAATTGCCGGCTCCTTTGCAGCGCTCGCCAAAGATAAAGTGTTGGCAGATGCTGATGTAGACGCTGCTGACCTATTTATTCTCCTCGAGCCCACTATTCAGAAAAAGGAGCTGTTTCGTGGTGGACATACCGCCCACATCGATGCTGCAGTATGTACGGCATGCGGAGAATGTCTGGAGCTTTGCAGGTTCGACGCCATAAGTGATGATTACATTGTGGACAAGATTGATTGTGAAGGCTGTGGGGTTTGCGCTCACTTTTGTCCGGTTGCAGCAATCGAGATGCAGGAAAATATCTGCGGTGAATGGTTCATCTCTGAGACCAACTACGGACTATTCGTCCATGCCAGGTTGGGAATTGCTGAAGAGAATTCAGGCATGTTAGTGACCATCGTTCGACACAATGCCAAACTTCTAGCCGAGGAGCAGGGCCACAAGCTTATTATCGTGGATGGCCCTCCTGGCATTGGTTGTCCGGTAATTTCAGCCATGACTGGTACAAGTCTTGTGCTCATTGTAACTGAGCCTACCCTCTCGGGACTGCATGACATGAAACGAGTAGCTGAACTGGCTGGTCATTTCCAGATTCCTGTTGCCGCATGTGTAAACAAATATGACCTCAATCAGGACATGACCGCAGCCATACGCTCATACTGCGACGAGCACAACATCCAGCTCCTCGGGCTCATCCCGTACGATCCCGTGGTTACCAGGGCCCTGGTACAGAAAAAAATTGTAGTGGAATACAGCAACGGCAGAGTTGCCGACGAGATAAAGAAGATCTGGCAGGGGCTTGCCACAATTCTTGAGGTCGGCGTCTGA
- a CDS encoding ATP-binding protein, with the protein MIIAVASGKGGTGKTTVATNLAMSLTVKVQLIDCDVEEPNSHIFLKPQIHESVEVQVPKPLIDLEKCTFCGECARICRFSAIVVVNNNVLTFPELCHGCGGCTKVCPEDAITEKSHPIGLLEHGKCQSLEFVHGRLSVGEAMSPPLIKAARNLAGDHDVVIVDAPPGTSCPVIAAVKGSDFCLLVTEPTPFGLNDLQLAAEVVAELKIPAGVLINRSGSSDQETVDFCRSKKIPVLMTIPEDRRIAEAYSYGRMLIEVLPSYKEQFQELYRHIKKIVGGNGR; encoded by the coding sequence ATGATTATAGCTGTGGCAAGCGGTAAGGGTGGCACGGGAAAGACTACTGTAGCTACCAATCTGGCCATGTCCCTGACAGTTAAGGTGCAGCTGATCGACTGCGATGTAGAGGAGCCCAACAGCCATATTTTCTTGAAGCCACAGATCCACGAATCCGTTGAAGTCCAGGTACCCAAGCCGTTGATAGACCTCGAGAAGTGTACTTTTTGCGGTGAGTGTGCCAGGATCTGTCGTTTCAGCGCCATTGTTGTGGTTAATAACAATGTGCTCACTTTTCCAGAACTGTGCCATGGCTGTGGAGGTTGCACCAAGGTATGTCCAGAAGATGCCATCACAGAAAAATCTCATCCCATCGGCCTCCTAGAACATGGCAAGTGTCAATCTCTTGAGTTCGTACATGGCCGACTAAGTGTGGGCGAAGCCATGTCTCCTCCTCTAATCAAGGCGGCGCGCAACCTTGCCGGGGACCACGACGTGGTGATAGTCGATGCGCCCCCAGGCACGTCTTGCCCTGTTATTGCTGCTGTAAAAGGTAGCGACTTCTGCCTTCTGGTAACCGAGCCCACACCGTTTGGCCTCAATGATCTGCAGCTGGCAGCTGAAGTAGTAGCTGAACTAAAAATTCCTGCCGGCGTATTGATAAACCGCTCGGGCAGCAGCGACCAGGAGACTGTTGATTTCTGCCGCAGCAAAAAGATACCCGTACTCATGACGATTCCAGAGGATCGACGCATTGCAGAAGCCTATTCCTATGGCCGGATGCTTATTGAGGTGCTGCCGAGCTATAAGGAGCAGTTCCAGGAGCTCTATCGCCACATAAAAAAAATTGTCGGTGGAAACGGAAGGTAG
- a CDS encoding DUF5320 family protein — MKIAISSTGPSLDAQLDERFGRCSCFLIVDSATGEFEIIENKAAMLSGGAGIQAAQLVANSGAEAVITGHVGPNAADTLAAAGLKVYIGASGTAAEALNQYRSGQLQEASGPSVQAHFGTEGGASATSRGSGPAAGGGMGRGMGMGRGMGRGMGMGRGMGMGRRQGRGVTSEERQADYGIDLHELKRQKDQLRDQLKRIDERIRQLEKERR; from the coding sequence ATGAAGATTGCAATTTCGTCAACCGGACCAAGCTTGGATGCTCAACTTGACGAACGTTTTGGCCGCTGTTCATGTTTCCTGATTGTAGACTCGGCAACTGGGGAATTCGAAATCATAGAAAACAAGGCAGCTATGCTGAGTGGTGGGGCCGGCATCCAGGCCGCCCAACTAGTGGCAAATTCAGGTGCTGAAGCAGTGATTACCGGACACGTGGGTCCAAATGCTGCGGATACTCTGGCAGCTGCAGGGCTCAAGGTATACATAGGGGCCAGCGGTACTGCTGCTGAAGCACTGAACCAGTATAGAAGCGGGCAGTTGCAGGAAGCTTCCGGTCCATCGGTGCAGGCCCATTTTGGCACTGAGGGCGGAGCTTCTGCTACTAGCCGAGGAAGCGGCCCCGCTGCGGGTGGCGGCATGGGTCGTGGCATGGGCATGGGTCGTGGCATGGGTCGTGGCATGGGCATGGGTCGTGGCATGGGCATGGGCCGTAGGCAAGGCAGAGGCGTCACCTCGGAGGAGAGACAAGCCGATTACGGCATCGATCTGCACGAACTCAAACGGCAAAAAGACCAACTTCGCGATCAGTTGAAGAGAATCGATGAGAGAATACGCCAACTGGAAAAGGAGCGGCGTTAG
- a CDS encoding NifB/NifX family molybdenum-iron cluster-binding protein: MKFAVPVAQGVLCPHFGHCEQFAIIEADDGQIKNKELLIPPPHEPGVLPRWLSDLGVEVIIAGGMGRRALDLFAQKGIRVEIGAPSAPPEEVVAQYLKGSLITGQNICDH, encoded by the coding sequence ATGAAATTTGCAGTACCAGTCGCACAAGGTGTACTTTGTCCCCATTTTGGACATTGTGAACAGTTTGCCATTATAGAGGCGGATGATGGCCAGATAAAGAACAAGGAACTGCTCATTCCTCCTCCTCATGAACCTGGAGTTCTTCCTCGTTGGTTGAGCGACTTGGGAGTCGAAGTGATCATTGCTGGGGGCATGGGCCGCAGGGCCCTCGATTTATTTGCTCAAAAGGGCATCAGAGTAGAAATTGGCGCACCCAGCGCACCGCCAGAGGAAGTGGTTGCTCAGTATCTGAAAGGCAGTCTAATTACTGGACAGAATATTTGCGATCATTAA
- a CDS encoding NifB/NifX family molybdenum-iron cluster-binding protein, which produces MRIAVTTQERDPEGEVDPRFGRAKYFLVIDTDTNELQLVENRQNLNLPQGAGIQAAQNLAGAKPDVVLTGNCGPKAFRTLQATGIKVVTGVSGRISEAVQAYLDGKYQVASQPNVEGHWT; this is translated from the coding sequence ATGCGCATAGCAGTGACCACTCAGGAAAGGGACCCGGAAGGTGAAGTGGACCCGCGTTTTGGCAGAGCTAAATACTTTCTGGTGATAGACACGGACACCAATGAGTTGCAGTTGGTGGAAAATCGACAGAACCTGAATCTACCTCAAGGAGCCGGTATCCAGGCAGCCCAGAACTTGGCTGGTGCCAAGCCGGATGTGGTTCTCACTGGCAATTGTGGGCCCAAAGCCTTCAGGACATTACAGGCAACAGGAATCAAGGTGGTAACAGGGGTTAGTGGTCGCATCTCAGAGGCAGTGCAGGCCTACCTCGATGGGAAGTATCAGGTAGCTTCCCAACCCAATGTCGAGGGACACTGGACTTAA
- a CDS encoding Mrp/NBP35 family ATP-binding protein translates to MKKEACDEQKPCDSCESGSSCSAKEKEAHEQKRLEQRLYHIRHKIMVMSGKGGVGKSTVATNLAASLAFRDYRVGILDADIHGPNVPKMLGVEERQLVGHDDGVDPVEVFKNFHVVSMGLLAHDPDRAIVWRGPLKHSAIKQFLADVSWGDLDFLFIDLPPGTGDEPLSVANLIKNVDGSIIVTTPQDVALLDSRKAVNFSRLLNIPVLGIVENMSGLICPHCGEKINLFKIGGGEQAARQLGVPFLGRIPIDPEVVEKCDCGEPFVAANHDSEAKKAYEKLTQEVIEAMESAGQKKSSAVH, encoded by the coding sequence ATGAAAAAAGAAGCGTGTGACGAACAGAAACCTTGTGACAGTTGCGAGAGCGGCAGTAGTTGTTCGGCCAAGGAAAAAGAAGCGCACGAGCAAAAAAGGCTGGAGCAAAGGCTCTATCACATCCGCCATAAGATTATGGTGATGAGCGGCAAAGGCGGCGTTGGCAAGAGTACCGTAGCTACTAACCTGGCTGCCTCTCTTGCTTTTCGCGACTATCGAGTGGGAATACTGGATGCTGACATTCACGGCCCTAACGTTCCCAAAATGCTGGGTGTCGAGGAGAGACAACTCGTGGGACACGATGATGGCGTAGATCCTGTAGAAGTCTTCAAGAACTTTCACGTGGTATCGATGGGGTTGCTTGCTCACGATCCTGATCGAGCCATTGTCTGGCGAGGGCCCCTGAAACACTCGGCAATCAAGCAGTTCCTGGCAGATGTCAGTTGGGGCGATCTGGACTTCCTCTTTATTGACCTTCCACCAGGCACAGGTGATGAACCGCTCAGTGTTGCTAATCTCATCAAGAATGTAGACGGTTCAATAATCGTCACTACTCCCCAGGACGTTGCTCTCCTGGATTCGCGAAAGGCTGTCAATTTCAGCCGGCTGTTGAACATCCCAGTGCTGGGAATAGTGGAAAACATGAGCGGTCTGATCTGCCCCCATTGTGGCGAAAAAATCAATCTCTTCAAAATTGGCGGTGGAGAGCAGGCCGCTAGACAACTGGGGGTTCCTTTCCTGGGACGCATACCGATTGATCCTGAGGTGGTGGAGAAGTGCGACTGTGGAGAACCTTTTGTGGCTGCAAACCATGATTCTGAGGCAAAAAAGGCATATGAAAAGCTCACCCAAGAGGTAATCGAGGCCATGGAATCTGCAGGTCAGAAAAAATCTTCGGCAGTGCATTGA
- a CDS encoding DUF5320 domain-containing protein, whose amino-acid sequence MPGLDRTGPAGMGPMTGWGRGLCNPRGAYRFFGGPGRGRGLGRGWGMGRGLGLGRGRGRGWGYGYWARGFFPWWDRGPIAPWGAYQAPYSREDEMVMLKEQAAALKEELDAIEERLGSLETEQSS is encoded by the coding sequence ATGCCAGGACTTGACAGAACAGGACCTGCTGGAATGGGACCCATGACCGGATGGGGCCGAGGTCTTTGCAATCCGAGAGGAGCCTATCGTTTCTTTGGCGGCCCGGGCCGGGGTCGTGGACTCGGTCGAGGTTGGGGTATGGGTCGGGGCCTGGGTCTCGGTCGAGGCAGGGGCCGGGGCTGGGGCTACGGCTACTGGGCTAGGGGCTTTTTCCCTTGGTGGGACCGGGGTCCCATAGCACCCTGGGGAGCCTATCAAGCCCCTTATTCCAGGGAAGACGAGATGGTGATGCTCAAAGAGCAGGCGGCAGCTTTAAAAGAGGAGCTCGACGCCATCGAAGAAAGACTGGGGAGCTTAGAAACTGAGCAAAGCTCGTGA
- a CDS encoding dinitrogenase iron-molybdenum cofactor has protein sequence MKIAIPLYDSRVSPRFGYTQEILVVELDEGRVIGRHTLSMNRRYPHEVPDILRRQGVELVITGGMNHFLQNLFRSRGIELIWGIIGEVDEVLAAYVSGQLTPGMGCCPRRHRRRRFRGRH, from the coding sequence ATGAAAATAGCCATCCCACTTTACGACTCGAGGGTTTCGCCCAGGTTCGGATATACCCAGGAGATATTGGTTGTGGAGCTCGACGAGGGGCGAGTAATTGGTCGTCACACTCTAAGTATGAACCGACGGTATCCTCATGAGGTGCCTGACATTTTACGCCGGCAGGGGGTAGAGCTGGTAATCACTGGAGGCATGAACCATTTTTTACAAAACCTTTTTCGCAGCCGTGGCATAGAGCTGATATGGGGCATTATTGGAGAAGTTGACGAAGTCCTTGCAGCTTACGTCTCAGGACAGCTGACCCCGGGAATGGGGTGCTGCCCACGCAGACACCGGAGAAGACGCTTTCGTGGCAGGCATTAG
- a CDS encoding nitroreductase family protein → MLRDLVIKNRSYRRFHEDVKIEIETLRELVDLARCTASAANLQPLKYILANDPQSNEKIFPCLAWAGYLKDWPGPAEGERPSAYIIVLCDTRIAKSAGCDHGIACQTILLGAVEKGLAGCMIGSIQRKKLRQLLDIQEHLEILLTVALGKPKETVVLEEIGPQGDVKYWRDEKGIHHVPKRSLDEIIIG, encoded by the coding sequence ATGCTCCGGGACCTAGTAATCAAGAACAGAAGCTATAGGCGGTTTCACGAGGATGTGAAGATAGAGATAGAAACCTTGAGAGAACTCGTGGATCTGGCAAGATGCACTGCTTCTGCGGCAAATCTACAACCCCTGAAATACATCCTTGCCAACGATCCCCAGAGCAATGAAAAGATTTTTCCTTGTCTTGCCTGGGCTGGATATCTGAAAGACTGGCCAGGACCGGCAGAAGGTGAACGGCCATCCGCCTACATTATTGTTCTGTGCGACACCCGGATTGCCAAATCTGCAGGCTGCGATCATGGCATCGCCTGTCAGACTATTCTTCTAGGTGCAGTAGAAAAAGGTTTGGCTGGTTGCATGATCGGCTCCATACAAAGAAAAAAGCTTCGACAATTACTGGATATTCAGGAGCATCTCGAGATACTTCTGACAGTGGCCCTCGGGAAACCTAAAGAGACGGTTGTGCTAGAAGAAATAGGCCCGCAAGGTGATGTCAAGTACTGGCGGGACGAGAAAGGCATCCATCACGTCCCCAAGCGCAGTCTGGATGAGATTATTATCGGTTGA
- a CDS encoding HlyD family secretion protein: MVTKNDEPGNEKRNKKLPIFLLAIFILIAGGTVYWWFFKRNRVSTDNAYVVADIARISSRIPGTVTRVLVDNDVPVRIGQVLVQLDPRDYQVALEQAQGVLERIAAELKATEIAISLTDAQTRAKVDGAEAVLRGAQEKKKERVHKMAELQKKRVAVQADLGKAKRDLERFQKLYKSEVVAEEQLDRTRTAFIKAKAELDAIDAELQAVQADLEGTDQEIARAAAQLRSAKSELQQVAIQRQNLAALKGQQKEAEARVAAARLKVEYCTIRAPITGYVAQKNVQVGDRILPAQPLMAIVPLQEVYVEANFKEIQLEHVRIGQPVTIHADVYPSYTYHGKVTGIRAGTGAAFSLLPPENATGNWIKVVQRVPVKIVFDEPLPPEYPLRVGFSLEVTIDTADQSGDLLLPFAPAGHTNG; the protein is encoded by the coding sequence ATGGTAACAAAAAATGATGAGCCTGGAAATGAGAAGCGAAACAAGAAATTGCCAATCTTTCTGCTGGCGATATTCATTCTGATTGCAGGAGGCACTGTCTACTGGTGGTTTTTCAAACGGAATCGAGTGAGTACAGACAATGCCTATGTGGTGGCTGATATTGCCCGCATCAGTAGCCGCATTCCTGGCACAGTGACGAGAGTGCTAGTAGATAATGATGTGCCAGTGAGAATAGGGCAGGTGCTCGTGCAGCTGGATCCGCGTGATTACCAGGTCGCTCTCGAGCAGGCCCAGGGTGTTCTCGAAAGGATAGCAGCTGAACTGAAAGCCACTGAAATTGCAATTTCCCTTACTGACGCTCAAACCAGGGCCAAGGTCGACGGAGCAGAGGCGGTACTCAGAGGAGCGCAAGAGAAAAAGAAGGAGCGCGTCCACAAGATGGCAGAGCTGCAGAAAAAGCGAGTTGCAGTGCAAGCCGACCTGGGCAAGGCCAAACGTGATTTAGAAAGATTTCAAAAACTTTATAAAAGTGAGGTTGTTGCCGAGGAGCAGCTTGACAGGACCAGAACCGCATTCATCAAAGCAAAAGCAGAGCTCGATGCCATTGACGCTGAACTGCAGGCAGTGCAGGCTGATCTCGAAGGCACGGATCAGGAGATAGCCCGGGCAGCAGCCCAGCTGCGCTCTGCCAAGAGTGAATTGCAGCAGGTGGCAATCCAACGGCAGAATCTAGCGGCACTCAAAGGGCAGCAAAAAGAGGCAGAGGCCAGGGTGGCTGCCGCCAGACTCAAAGTTGAATATTGTACCATCAGAGCTCCCATAACAGGGTATGTGGCTCAGAAGAATGTTCAGGTAGGTGATCGCATTTTACCGGCGCAGCCATTGATGGCCATAGTGCCGCTTCAGGAAGTGTACGTGGAAGCGAATTTCAAAGAAATACAACTGGAGCATGTTCGCATTGGCCAACCCGTAACCATCCATGCCGATGTCTATCCTAGCTATACATATCACGGCAAAGTAACAGGGATTCGAGCCGGCACCGGGGCAGCTTTTTCGCTGCTGCCTCCAGAGAATGCCACAGGAAACTGGATCAAGGTTGTCCAACGAGTGCCGGTCAAGATTGTCTTCGATGAACCTCTTCCTCCTGAATACCCGCTCCGAGTGGGATTTTCGCTGGAGGTCACCATTGATACGGCAGACCAGAGCGGCGACCTCCTGCTACCCTTCGCTCCAGCAGGACATACAAACGGCTAA